In the Oryzias latipes chromosome 9, ASM223467v1 genome, one interval contains:
- the dbnl gene encoding drebrin-like protein isoform X2 has product MSVNLSKNGPALTAAYKEVVDEKSNTNWALFTYEGNSNDIRLAEKGDGGLEELVEELNSGKVMYAFCRVQDPNSGLPKYVLINWTGEGVNDARKGMCANHVLSMANFLKGAHVTINARAEEDVEPEAIMQKVAKASGANYNFHKETTSRFQDSGPQGPVGSVYQKTNAMSEIRKTNKDNFWAQAEKEEEKRRQEERRKAEQERQQLDKERKDREAKEAALREKRDKEKASQIEQQKKYQEQLEAERKEQDKQQWEEQQKEDIQRKAVRRGESVEKVNEAASLISQRSVNPREMFKQRERGMTPSDSDVPPAAAAAAAAAAASPQPGRLQSPFLSEQAFKSERSSSPRRQASPSAAPARSASPVRATEEAPNTNSYVQELPDEEPAQVEDSSSCNVTADSSDRGICARALYDYQAADDTEISFDPDEIITAIEMIDEGWWRGFGPDGHFGMFPANYVELI; this is encoded by the exons ATGGAGGACTGGAGGAGTTGGTTGAGGAACTCAACAGTGGAAAAGTGATGTATGCCTTCTGCAGAGTTCAGGACCCGAATTCTGGTCTGCCCAAATACGTCCTCATCAACTGG ACTGGAGAAGGAGTAAATGATGCCAGGAAGGGAATGTGTGCCAATCATGTCCTTTCTATGGCCAATTTTCTTAAG GGGGCTCATGTCACAATTAATGCAAGAGCAGAGGAGGATGTTGAGCCTGAAGCCATCATGCAAAAAGTCGCTAAAGCTTCAGGAGCCAACTACAACTTCCACAAGGAAACTACCAGCCGCTTTCAGGACAGCGGCCCTCAGGGGCCCGTG GGCTCCGTTTACCAGAAAACCAATGCCATGTCAGAAATCAGGAAAACGAATAAAGATAACTTCTGGGCACAGGCTGAG aaagaggaggaaaaacgGCGGCAGGAGGAGCGACGCAAGGCAGAGCAGGAGCGCCAGCAGCTGGATAAGGAGAGAAAAGACAGAGAGGCCAAAGAAGCTGCACTGAGGGAGAAACGAGACAAGGAGAAGGCCTCTCAAATCGAACAGCAGAA GAAGTACCAAGAGCAGCTGGAAGCTGAACGTAAGGAGCAGGACAAACAGCAGTGG gaggagcagcagaaggAGGACATCCAGAGGAAAGCAGTCAGGAGGGGTGAATCTGTAGAGAAGGTCAAT GAAGCTGCATCCCTCATTTCTCAGCGCTCTGTGAACCCCAGAGAGATGTTCAAGCAGAGAGAGCGGGGAATGACTCCCAGCGACTCGGACGTgccccctgctgctgctgctgctgctgctgctgctgctgctagcCCCCAGCCag GGCGACTTCAAAGCCCCTTTCTGTCTGAGCAAGCATTTAAATCTGAGCGAAGCAGCTCGCCGCGGCGTCAAGCTTCTCCTTCTGCTGCGCCAGCACGCTCCGCCTCTCCTGTCCGTGCCACAG AGGAGGCGCCCAACACCAACTCGTACGTTCAAGAGTTGCCTGATGAAGAACCCGCTCAG GTGGAGGACAGCAGCTCCTGTAACGTAACGGCAGATTCATCAGACAGAGGCATCTGCGCTAGAGCTCTGTACGACTATCAGGCTG CGGATGACACAGAGATTTCTTTCGACCCGGATGAAATCATCACCGCCATCGAGATGATCGACGAAGGGTGGTGGCGAGGCTTTGGCCCCGACGGCCATTTTGGAATGTTCCCGGCCAATTACGTGGAGCTGATTTAG
- the LOC101155279 gene encoding AT-rich interactive domain-containing protein 5A, whose translation MKLSCGDTFLFRGIELKSEMHELLSANTEKLETRGQLLTMAQEEQSEAVQQTAGGEEEMDTSKQASPCVIEIHGSTTECEEEAKLNRPQKEEKAFVSSLHSFMKDKGTPIERIPHLGFKQINLWRIYKAVDKLGGYDSVTARRLWKKVYDELGGSPGSTSAATCTRRHYEKLVLPFERHIKGEENKPLPPSKPRKPYKRNPESKMNKADGKRKRTLSERELDSEMCAQRSPETVCQREVIMSPNFTLWAAASEGHHSDCRQSNRPSSNFSASINGHMLQVPMSSSWAPHVPSATGEVISPLEKKKRMAQACLNVPVSSQREDKERPSVIHCSLSPARASSSRNSSDGSPLPSSSSSSRSPSPLSVSSEDSPSAKGSERPQSCLSPTKKQEDDKPVSCSQASTVPMGQSKEFSQVRPQTLTTGSVKSLKKDSAWKPYQKGTGKYFTYPLSPSTFATSTSSFTKVVPKPVQLLRPAPIRPTYKIHQSRLYQQDDSLACAKKLNSVAPWSYQTEKRERSRTLPQKVPLPQQTLPQSAAHLPTSCILSNYDKSGRDSRHQPALHPAFFPHRMRLPQSQLMYRHVPIGPGHSAVIGPAVYPYAYTFPLLNPQAGYTLPTMNPIYPHKL comes from the exons ATGAAACTGTCTTGTGGAGATACCTTCCTATTTCGTGGTATCGAGTTGAAGAGTGAGATGCATGAATTACTGTCAGCAAACACAGAGAAGCTCGAGACCAGAGGACAGCTTCTGACAATGG CTCAGGAGGAGCAGAGCGAGGCGGTTCAACAGACAGCAGGAGGCGAGGAGGAGATGGACACATCAAAGCAG GCTTCTCCCTGTGTTATTGAAATCCACGGCTCTACCACTGAATGTGAGGAAGAGGCAAAGCTCAACCGGCCGCAGAAGGAGGAGAAAGCCTTTGTGTCCAGTTTGCACTCTTTTATGAAGGACAAAGGTACACCCATTGAAAGGATCCCACATCTGGGCTTTAAACAGA TTAATCTCTGGAGAATCTATAAAGCTGTTGACAAACTTGGGGGCTATGATTCC GTAACTGCTCGACGCCTTTGGAAAAAAGTGTACGATGAGTTGGGGGGGAGCCCAGGCAGCACCAGTGCTGCCACCTGCACCCGAAGACACTATGAGAA GCTTGTGCTTCCCTTTGAGAGGCACATCAAAGGAGAGGAAAACAAACCTCTGCCTCCCAGCAAACCACGAAAGCCTTACAAGAGAAACCCAGAGAGCAAGATGAACAAGGCGGAtgggaagaggaagaggacgcTGTCAGAGAGAGAATTGGACTCTGAG ATGTGTGCCCAAAGAAGTCCAGAAACGGTTTGCCAACGTGAGGTGATAATGAGTCCAAACTTTACACTCTGGGCTGCTGCTTCTGAAGGACACCACTCAGACTGCAGGCAGTCCAACAGACCCTCCAGCAATTTCAGCGCTTCCATCAATGGCCACATGTTGCAAGTCCCAATGTCCAGCTCCTGGGCTCCTCACGTCCCATCTGCGACCGGAGAGGTCATTTCTCccctggaaaagaaaaagagaatggCTCAGGCCTGCCTTAATGTACCCGTGAGTTCTCAGAGAGAGGACAAGGAAAGGCCTTCCGTCATCCACTGCTCCCTGTCTCCAGCCAGGGCTTCCTCCAGCAGGAACTCCTCGGATGGCTCCCCGCTTCcgtcatcctcctcttcctcccgcAGCCCCTCCCCTCTTTCTGTTTCATCAGAGGACAGTCCATCTGCCAAAGGCTCAGAGAGGCCCCAGAGCTGTTTGAGCCCCACCAAAAAACAGGAGGACGACAAGCCTGTGAGCTGCAGTCAAGCATCCACAGTGCCTATGGGACAGAGCAAAGAATTTTCTCAGGTCAGGCCCCAAACGCTAACCACCGGTTCAGTAAAGAGTCTGAAAAAGGACTCTGCCTGGAAGCCTTACCAGAAGGGGACTGGGAAGTATTTCACCTATCCCTTATCCCCTTCCACTTTTGCGACGTCTACCTCAAGTTTTACCAAAGTTGTTCCAAAGCCCGTGCAGCTTCTGCGACCCGCTCCCATTCGGCCCACTTATAAAATTCACCAGAGCAGGCTTTATCAGCAGGACGACTCCCTGGCGTGTGCGAAGAAACTGAACAGTGTTGCCCCCTGGTCTTATCAGACAGAGAAGAGAGAGAGATCCAGGACACTGCCACAAAAAGTTCCTCTTCCTCAACAAACCCTGCCTCAGTCCGCCGCCCATCTGCCAACTTCATGCATCCTGTCGAACTACGACAAATCAGGGAGAGACTCTCGGCACCAGCCAGCACTGCATCctgcatttttcccccacagaaTGAGACTACCTCAATCCCAGCTGATGTACCGCCACGTCCCAATAGGCCCAGGCCACTCGGCTGTCATCGGTCCAGCCGTTTACCCTTACGCCTACACCTTTCCACTGTTGAATCCCCAAGCTGGATACACTCTACCCACCATGAATCCTATTTATCCACACAagctgtga
- the dbnl gene encoding drebrin-like protein isoform X1, translating into MSVNLSKNGPALTAAYKEVVDEKSNTNWALFTYEGNSNDIRLAEKGDGGLEELVEELNSGKVMYAFCRVQDPNSGLPKYVLINWTGEGVNDARKGMCANHVLSMANFLKGAHVTINARAEEDVEPEAIMQKVAKASGANYNFHKETTSRFQDSGPQGPVGSVYQKTNAMSEIRKTNKDNFWAQAEKEEEKRRQEERRKAEQERQQLDKERKDREAKEAALREKRDKEKASQIEQQKKYQEQLEAERKEQDKQQWEEQQKEDIQRKAVRRGESVEKVNEAASLISQRSVNPREMFKQRERGMTPSDSDVPPAAAAAAAAAAASPQPGRLQSPFLSEQAFKSERSSSPRRQASPSAAPARSASPVRATEPVVEDEQEAAPQEQWKEEAPNTNSYVQELPDEEPAQVEDSSSCNVTADSSDRGICARALYDYQAADDTEISFDPDEIITAIEMIDEGWWRGFGPDGHFGMFPANYVELI; encoded by the exons ATGGAGGACTGGAGGAGTTGGTTGAGGAACTCAACAGTGGAAAAGTGATGTATGCCTTCTGCAGAGTTCAGGACCCGAATTCTGGTCTGCCCAAATACGTCCTCATCAACTGG ACTGGAGAAGGAGTAAATGATGCCAGGAAGGGAATGTGTGCCAATCATGTCCTTTCTATGGCCAATTTTCTTAAG GGGGCTCATGTCACAATTAATGCAAGAGCAGAGGAGGATGTTGAGCCTGAAGCCATCATGCAAAAAGTCGCTAAAGCTTCAGGAGCCAACTACAACTTCCACAAGGAAACTACCAGCCGCTTTCAGGACAGCGGCCCTCAGGGGCCCGTG GGCTCCGTTTACCAGAAAACCAATGCCATGTCAGAAATCAGGAAAACGAATAAAGATAACTTCTGGGCACAGGCTGAG aaagaggaggaaaaacgGCGGCAGGAGGAGCGACGCAAGGCAGAGCAGGAGCGCCAGCAGCTGGATAAGGAGAGAAAAGACAGAGAGGCCAAAGAAGCTGCACTGAGGGAGAAACGAGACAAGGAGAAGGCCTCTCAAATCGAACAGCAGAA GAAGTACCAAGAGCAGCTGGAAGCTGAACGTAAGGAGCAGGACAAACAGCAGTGG gaggagcagcagaaggAGGACATCCAGAGGAAAGCAGTCAGGAGGGGTGAATCTGTAGAGAAGGTCAAT GAAGCTGCATCCCTCATTTCTCAGCGCTCTGTGAACCCCAGAGAGATGTTCAAGCAGAGAGAGCGGGGAATGACTCCCAGCGACTCGGACGTgccccctgctgctgctgctgctgctgctgctgctgctgctagcCCCCAGCCag GGCGACTTCAAAGCCCCTTTCTGTCTGAGCAAGCATTTAAATCTGAGCGAAGCAGCTCGCCGCGGCGTCAAGCTTCTCCTTCTGCTGCGCCAGCACGCTCCGCCTCTCCTGTCCGTGCCACAG AGCCTGTTGTGGAGGATGAGCAGGAGGCAGCCCCCCAGGAGCAGTGGAAAG AGGAGGCGCCCAACACCAACTCGTACGTTCAAGAGTTGCCTGATGAAGAACCCGCTCAG GTGGAGGACAGCAGCTCCTGTAACGTAACGGCAGATTCATCAGACAGAGGCATCTGCGCTAGAGCTCTGTACGACTATCAGGCTG CGGATGACACAGAGATTTCTTTCGACCCGGATGAAATCATCACCGCCATCGAGATGATCGACGAAGGGTGGTGGCGAGGCTTTGGCCCCGACGGCCATTTTGGAATGTTCCCGGCCAATTACGTGGAGCTGATTTAG
- the gins4 gene encoding DNA replication complex GINS protein SLD5, with translation MSEAAFDDSEINQEDDSQEDVMTPAELIAKLEEAWLNEKFSPELQENKSEVVECVMEQLTHMESNLQRVKKGDTKASIHRMEVDRIRFVLTSYLRSRLQKIEKFFPHVLEREKSRADGEPSLLSPEEFAFAKEYYDNTEAYLKAVALKRMPPNLQSIDMLKAVPEPCLDSFVFLRVKEKQENILIEPETDDQREYVVDLEEGSQHLMRYRTIAPLISNGAVKLI, from the exons atGTCGGAAGCCGCGTTTGATGACAGCGAGATCAACCAAGAAGATGACAGCCAGGAGGACGTTATGACTCCAGCAGAGCTGATCGCCAAACTGGAAGAG GCTTGGCTGAATGAGAAGTTCTCCCCCGAGCTGCAGGAGAACAAATCCGAAGTGGTGGAATGTGTGATGGAGCAGCTCACTCATATG GAGTCCAACTTGCAGCGAGTGAAGAAAGGCGACACCAAGGCCAGCATACATCGCATGGAAGTGGACCGGATCCGCTTTGTCCTCACCAGCTACCTGCGCTCCCGGCTGCAGAAA ATTGAAAAGTTTTTCCCTCATGTCCTGGAGAGGGAAAAGTCTCGAGCTGATGGGGAGCCATCCCTGCTTTCCCCCGAGGAGTTTGCATTTGCCAAAGA GTATTATGACAACACAGAAGCGTACCTGAAAGCGGTAGCGCTGAAGCGGATGCCACCTAACCTACAGAGCATTGACATGCTCAAAGCAG TTCCGGAGCCCTGCTTAGACTCGTTTGTGTTTCTGCGAGTCaaagagaaacaagaaaatATCTTGATTGAGCCTGAAACAGATGATCAAAG AGAGTATGTTGTGGATCTGGAAGAGGGCTCGCAGCACTTGATGCGGTATCGCACCATCGCGCCGCTCATCTCAAATGGGGCCGTGAAGCTGATCTGA